In Triticum aestivum cultivar Chinese Spring chromosome 5B, IWGSC CS RefSeq v2.1, whole genome shotgun sequence, the following proteins share a genomic window:
- the LOC123110538 gene encoding TNF receptor-associated factor homolog 1a isoform X1 — translation MAGTLVEDYTGDGRSSSTEDLPSDQQSHSGESLAEWRSSEQVENGTPSTSPAYSDTEDDDCGPRPPELYGKFTWRIDNFSQINKRELRSNSFDVGGYKWYILIYPQGCDVCNHLSLFLCVANHDKLLPGWSHFAQFTIAVINRDPKKSKYSDTLHRFWKKEHDWGWKKFMELSKLHDGFVIEDVLTIKAQVQVIREKADRPFRCLDGQYRRELVRVYLSNVEQICRRFIDERRSKLCRLIEDRLRWSSFNAFWLGMDPSMRRNMTREKTDTILKVLVKHFFIEKEVTSTLVMDSLYTGLKALEYKSKNQVGLSKLTETDARSTSMVLVEQDMFVLADDVLILLERATLDTLPHQQLPTKDEKASQNRTKESSSGDDFNKDSIERDDRRLIELGWKTLEFFALAHIFSRIEVAYQEAVALKRQEELIREEEAAGLAEIELKAKRSAAEKEKRIRKKQAKQKKNNRKNNKGKNERVDMKEVALEGSPSDDRNPDDLSSQAEEVTSNPDNPDEASDISDNRDDNSEVLNVDLEDRESSPVNWETDASETRGIVPEVGDVQNEQSGKRASFVDDSSSTCSSDSVPSVILNGSNAGGAWTNVKSSSNRGNNRRNKDTDLRTGHAHGGSNPAPNGSYGSSNSKDMRPEAGDDKVVSQKKQNAQRHVDVMSPSKLRMTESSIPSVSPVKKQPIFSQQPKSSLESTNNLSSRATEVSAAAASTTTTRTGVASTPTVQLVPNKGPPSVPPTHNERSVPVASRPLQIPVPTKSETQKPTSLVNSSSATKVITASRPLSAPQVPAAKQVAPAVSTVQTAPVLSRSRSAVGRLGNEPSASAPSYIPRSYRNAMMEKTSVASGLTHQTSSSVQGVSHSQSMFASSASILSPDNSARTEKSSLEPGFTFGTVKPESLNQYQWREDSSQQASCSSSSSNDHGLLNSSVGNESDKLNLNGRPRSKQLLSEISTRFTPYQPQGLVGDEFPHLDIINDLLDEELGDRRKVLQPGFVRQFSMPNNVPNNASTPDYGMFNDQYLFDQSEQYYDEELAPYYSDLNGGPQGLRDRSYSQFDLPSYSNSQFDDMVMGQWPYSRADNSMPNFGADINAYPYQSRDYQTTSANAASRYPSYHPGNGH, via the exons ATGGCTGGCACTTTGGTCGAAGATTATACAGGGGATGGTAGATCCTCGTCAACCGAGGACTTGCCAAGTGATCAACAAAGCCATTCTGGGGAATCTTTAGCTGAGTGGAGGTCAAGCGAGCAAGTTGAGAACGGAACACCATCCACTTCACCAGCTTACTCGGACACTGAAGATGATGATTGTG GGCCAAGGCCTCCTGAACTTTATGGAAAGTTTACATGGAGGATTGATAATTTTTCGCAAATCAACAAGAGGGAGCTACGGAGTAACTCCTTCGATGTTGGCGGTTATAAATG GTACATTTTGATTTATCCACAAGGATGTGATGTTTGCAATCACTTGTCACTCTTTCTTTGTGTTGCGAACCATGATAAACTACTCCCAG GATGGAGCCACTTTGCGCAGTTTACAATAGCTGTAATTAATAGAGACCCTAAGAAATCTAAGTATTCTG ATACGCTGCACCGGTTTTGGAAGAAAGAGCATGACTGGGGATGGAAAAAATTTATGGAGCTATCAAAATTACATGATGGCTTTGTCATTGAGGATGTTCTTACCATCAAAGCTCAAGTTCAAGTTATTAG GGAGAAGGCAGATCGCCCATTTCGTTGCCTTGATGGCCAGTACCGAAGGGAACTAGTTAGGGTGTATTTATCAAATGTGGAACAAATTTGCCGGCGATTTATTGATGAAAGAAGAAGCAAGCTTTGCAGGTTAATTGAGGATAGACTGAGATGGTCCAG TTTCAATGCATTCTGGCTAGGCATGGATCCAAGTATGCGGCGGAACATGACAAGGGAAAAGACTGACACCATATTGAAAGTTCTAGTGAAACATTTTTTCATAGAAAAGGAAGTTACATCAACCTTAGTAATGGACTCGCTGTATACCGGACTGAAGGCTCTGGAATATAAGAGCAAGAACCAAGTGGGGTTGTCCAAATTAACAGAGACAGATGCTCGAAGCACTTCTATGGTGCTTGTTGAGCAGGATATGTTTGTCTTGGCAGATGATGTGTTAATTTTGCTTGAAAGAGCTACATTAGACACACTGCCACACCAACAATTGCCTACCAAGGATGAAAAAGCTTCACAGAACCGCACAAAG GAAAGCAGCTCGGGCGATGACTTCAACAAAGACTCTATTGAGCGCGATGACAGACGACTTATAGAGCTTGGCTGGAAGACACTAGAATTTTTTGCCTTGGCTCATATATTCAG TCGAATTGAAGTGGCATACCAAGAGGCCGTGGCTTTGAAGCGCCAAGAAGAGCTCATCCGTGAAGAAGAAGCTGCTGGGCTTGCAGAAATCGAACTTAAGGCAAAGCGTAGTGCTGCTGAGAAGGAAAAACGTATCAGGAAAAAGCAG gccaaacaaaagaaaaacaaccGGAAAAATAATAAAGGAAAAAATGAAAGGGTTGACATGAAGGAAGTAGCTTTAGAGGGCAGTCCATCAGATGATAGAAACCCTGATGATTTGTCAAGTCAAGCTGAAGAAGTGACCTCAAATCCTGACAATCCTGACGAAGCATCTGATATCTCTGATAACAGAGATGATAATTCTGAGGTGCTTAATGTTGATCTTGAAGACCGTGAATCCAGTCCTGTTAATTGGGAAACAGATGCTTCAGAAACTCGAGGCATTGTTCCTGAAGTTGGTGATGTGCAAAATGAGCAATCAGGAAAGAGGGCTTCATTTGTTGATGATAGCTCGTCTACTTGTTCATCTGACTCGGTTCCTTCAGTTATCTTGAATGGGTCGAATGCAGGTGGTGCCTGGACAAATGTCAAATCCTCATCCAATAg GGGGAACAACCGGAGGAATAAGGATACTGATTTGCGAACAGGGCATGCACATGGTGGATCAAATCCAGCACCCAATGGCAGTTATGGATCTAGCAACTCAAAGGACATGAGACCTGAAGCTGGG GATGACAAAGTTGTGTCACAGAAGAAGCAAAATGCACAGCGGCATGTTGATGTTATGAGCCCCTCCAAGTTAAGAATGACGGAGTCTTCCATTCCTTCTGTGAGCCCTGTTAAGAAGCAACCTATCTTCTCCCAGCAGCCAAAATCTTCACTAGAAAGTACTAACAATCTGAGTTCCCGTGCAACCGAAGTTTCAGCTGCTGCAGCTAGTACTACCACTACCAGAACGGGTGTGGCTTCCACCCCAACTGTTCAGCTAGTTCCAAATAAAGGACCTCCGTCTGTTCCTCCAACTCATAATGAGAGGTCAGTTCCAGTTGCAAGTCGACCTCTGCAGATACCTGTGCCCACCAAATCTGAAACTCAGAAGCCAACTTCTCTAGTAAATAGCTCTAGTGCAACCAAGGTCATTACAGCTTCAAGGCCCTTGAGTGCCCCGCAAGTCCCTGCAGCAAAACAAGTGGCACCTGCTGTTTCAACAGTTCAGACTGCACCAGTTCTTTCTCGTTCGAGGAGTGCAGTTGGACGGTTGGGCAATGAGCCCTCTGCCAGTGCTCCTAGCTACATTCCCCGGTCATACCGTAATGCCATGATGGAGAAAACTTCTGTTGCAAGCGGTCTTACTCATCAGACTAGTTCCTCAGTGCAAGGAGTTTCACACTCACAATCAATGTTTGCATCATCTGCTTCCATTCTGTCACCAGATAACTCTGCTAGGACAGAAAAGTCATCATTGGAACCTGGATTTACGTTTGGAACAGTGAAGCCTGAGTCACTCAATCAGTACCAGTGGAGAGAAGATAGCTCACAGCAGGCAAgctgcagtagcagcagcagtaatGATCATGGTCTACTGAATTCAAGTGTGGGCAATGAGTCTGATAAGCTCAATTTGAATGGAAGACCAAGAAGCAAGCAGCTGTTGTCTGAAATTTCGACCAGATTCACTCCATACCAACCGCAAGGCCTGGTCGGCGACGAGTTTCCGCACCTAGACATCATCAACGACTTGCTGGACGAGGAGCTCGGTGACAGAAGAAAGGTTCTACAGCCGGGGTTTGTTCGGCAGTTCTCTATGCCGAATAACGTTCCCAATAACGCCAGCACACCTGATTATGGCATGTTTAATGATCAGTACCTGTTTGATCAGTCGGAGCAATACTATGATGAGGAGCTTGCACCGTACTACAGTGATCTGAACGGTGGCCCTCAAGGGCTTAGGGACAGGAGTTATTCACAGTTTGATCTCCCCTCATATTCAAACAGCCAATTTGATGATATGGTGATGGGCCAGTGGCCATACAGCCGCGCCGACAACTCCATGCCGAACTTCGGGGCAGACATCAATGCCTACCCCTATCAGTCGAGGGATTACCAGACGACCTCAGCGAATGCAGCAAGCCGCTACCCATCCTATCACCCTGGGAATGGGCATTGA
- the LOC123110538 gene encoding TNF receptor-associated factor homolog 1a isoform X2, producing the protein MAGTLVEDYTGDGRSSSTEDLPSDQQSHSGESLAEWRSSEQVENGTPSTSPAYSDTEDDDWPRPPELYGKFTWRIDNFSQINKRELRSNSFDVGGYKWYILIYPQGCDVCNHLSLFLCVANHDKLLPGWSHFAQFTIAVINRDPKKSKYSDTLHRFWKKEHDWGWKKFMELSKLHDGFVIEDVLTIKAQVQVIREKADRPFRCLDGQYRRELVRVYLSNVEQICRRFIDERRSKLCRLIEDRLRWSSFNAFWLGMDPSMRRNMTREKTDTILKVLVKHFFIEKEVTSTLVMDSLYTGLKALEYKSKNQVGLSKLTETDARSTSMVLVEQDMFVLADDVLILLERATLDTLPHQQLPTKDEKASQNRTKESSSGDDFNKDSIERDDRRLIELGWKTLEFFALAHIFSRIEVAYQEAVALKRQEELIREEEAAGLAEIELKAKRSAAEKEKRIRKKQAKQKKNNRKNNKGKNERVDMKEVALEGSPSDDRNPDDLSSQAEEVTSNPDNPDEASDISDNRDDNSEVLNVDLEDRESSPVNWETDASETRGIVPEVGDVQNEQSGKRASFVDDSSSTCSSDSVPSVILNGSNAGGAWTNVKSSSNRGNNRRNKDTDLRTGHAHGGSNPAPNGSYGSSNSKDMRPEAGDDKVVSQKKQNAQRHVDVMSPSKLRMTESSIPSVSPVKKQPIFSQQPKSSLESTNNLSSRATEVSAAAASTTTTRTGVASTPTVQLVPNKGPPSVPPTHNERSVPVASRPLQIPVPTKSETQKPTSLVNSSSATKVITASRPLSAPQVPAAKQVAPAVSTVQTAPVLSRSRSAVGRLGNEPSASAPSYIPRSYRNAMMEKTSVASGLTHQTSSSVQGVSHSQSMFASSASILSPDNSARTEKSSLEPGFTFGTVKPESLNQYQWREDSSQQASCSSSSSNDHGLLNSSVGNESDKLNLNGRPRSKQLLSEISTRFTPYQPQGLVGDEFPHLDIINDLLDEELGDRRKVLQPGFVRQFSMPNNVPNNASTPDYGMFNDQYLFDQSEQYYDEELAPYYSDLNGGPQGLRDRSYSQFDLPSYSNSQFDDMVMGQWPYSRADNSMPNFGADINAYPYQSRDYQTTSANAASRYPSYHPGNGH; encoded by the exons ATGGCTGGCACTTTGGTCGAAGATTATACAGGGGATGGTAGATCCTCGTCAACCGAGGACTTGCCAAGTGATCAACAAAGCCATTCTGGGGAATCTTTAGCTGAGTGGAGGTCAAGCGAGCAAGTTGAGAACGGAACACCATCCACTTCACCAGCTTACTCGGACACTGAAGATGATGATT GGCCAAGGCCTCCTGAACTTTATGGAAAGTTTACATGGAGGATTGATAATTTTTCGCAAATCAACAAGAGGGAGCTACGGAGTAACTCCTTCGATGTTGGCGGTTATAAATG GTACATTTTGATTTATCCACAAGGATGTGATGTTTGCAATCACTTGTCACTCTTTCTTTGTGTTGCGAACCATGATAAACTACTCCCAG GATGGAGCCACTTTGCGCAGTTTACAATAGCTGTAATTAATAGAGACCCTAAGAAATCTAAGTATTCTG ATACGCTGCACCGGTTTTGGAAGAAAGAGCATGACTGGGGATGGAAAAAATTTATGGAGCTATCAAAATTACATGATGGCTTTGTCATTGAGGATGTTCTTACCATCAAAGCTCAAGTTCAAGTTATTAG GGAGAAGGCAGATCGCCCATTTCGTTGCCTTGATGGCCAGTACCGAAGGGAACTAGTTAGGGTGTATTTATCAAATGTGGAACAAATTTGCCGGCGATTTATTGATGAAAGAAGAAGCAAGCTTTGCAGGTTAATTGAGGATAGACTGAGATGGTCCAG TTTCAATGCATTCTGGCTAGGCATGGATCCAAGTATGCGGCGGAACATGACAAGGGAAAAGACTGACACCATATTGAAAGTTCTAGTGAAACATTTTTTCATAGAAAAGGAAGTTACATCAACCTTAGTAATGGACTCGCTGTATACCGGACTGAAGGCTCTGGAATATAAGAGCAAGAACCAAGTGGGGTTGTCCAAATTAACAGAGACAGATGCTCGAAGCACTTCTATGGTGCTTGTTGAGCAGGATATGTTTGTCTTGGCAGATGATGTGTTAATTTTGCTTGAAAGAGCTACATTAGACACACTGCCACACCAACAATTGCCTACCAAGGATGAAAAAGCTTCACAGAACCGCACAAAG GAAAGCAGCTCGGGCGATGACTTCAACAAAGACTCTATTGAGCGCGATGACAGACGACTTATAGAGCTTGGCTGGAAGACACTAGAATTTTTTGCCTTGGCTCATATATTCAG TCGAATTGAAGTGGCATACCAAGAGGCCGTGGCTTTGAAGCGCCAAGAAGAGCTCATCCGTGAAGAAGAAGCTGCTGGGCTTGCAGAAATCGAACTTAAGGCAAAGCGTAGTGCTGCTGAGAAGGAAAAACGTATCAGGAAAAAGCAG gccaaacaaaagaaaaacaaccGGAAAAATAATAAAGGAAAAAATGAAAGGGTTGACATGAAGGAAGTAGCTTTAGAGGGCAGTCCATCAGATGATAGAAACCCTGATGATTTGTCAAGTCAAGCTGAAGAAGTGACCTCAAATCCTGACAATCCTGACGAAGCATCTGATATCTCTGATAACAGAGATGATAATTCTGAGGTGCTTAATGTTGATCTTGAAGACCGTGAATCCAGTCCTGTTAATTGGGAAACAGATGCTTCAGAAACTCGAGGCATTGTTCCTGAAGTTGGTGATGTGCAAAATGAGCAATCAGGAAAGAGGGCTTCATTTGTTGATGATAGCTCGTCTACTTGTTCATCTGACTCGGTTCCTTCAGTTATCTTGAATGGGTCGAATGCAGGTGGTGCCTGGACAAATGTCAAATCCTCATCCAATAg GGGGAACAACCGGAGGAATAAGGATACTGATTTGCGAACAGGGCATGCACATGGTGGATCAAATCCAGCACCCAATGGCAGTTATGGATCTAGCAACTCAAAGGACATGAGACCTGAAGCTGGG GATGACAAAGTTGTGTCACAGAAGAAGCAAAATGCACAGCGGCATGTTGATGTTATGAGCCCCTCCAAGTTAAGAATGACGGAGTCTTCCATTCCTTCTGTGAGCCCTGTTAAGAAGCAACCTATCTTCTCCCAGCAGCCAAAATCTTCACTAGAAAGTACTAACAATCTGAGTTCCCGTGCAACCGAAGTTTCAGCTGCTGCAGCTAGTACTACCACTACCAGAACGGGTGTGGCTTCCACCCCAACTGTTCAGCTAGTTCCAAATAAAGGACCTCCGTCTGTTCCTCCAACTCATAATGAGAGGTCAGTTCCAGTTGCAAGTCGACCTCTGCAGATACCTGTGCCCACCAAATCTGAAACTCAGAAGCCAACTTCTCTAGTAAATAGCTCTAGTGCAACCAAGGTCATTACAGCTTCAAGGCCCTTGAGTGCCCCGCAAGTCCCTGCAGCAAAACAAGTGGCACCTGCTGTTTCAACAGTTCAGACTGCACCAGTTCTTTCTCGTTCGAGGAGTGCAGTTGGACGGTTGGGCAATGAGCCCTCTGCCAGTGCTCCTAGCTACATTCCCCGGTCATACCGTAATGCCATGATGGAGAAAACTTCTGTTGCAAGCGGTCTTACTCATCAGACTAGTTCCTCAGTGCAAGGAGTTTCACACTCACAATCAATGTTTGCATCATCTGCTTCCATTCTGTCACCAGATAACTCTGCTAGGACAGAAAAGTCATCATTGGAACCTGGATTTACGTTTGGAACAGTGAAGCCTGAGTCACTCAATCAGTACCAGTGGAGAGAAGATAGCTCACAGCAGGCAAgctgcagtagcagcagcagtaatGATCATGGTCTACTGAATTCAAGTGTGGGCAATGAGTCTGATAAGCTCAATTTGAATGGAAGACCAAGAAGCAAGCAGCTGTTGTCTGAAATTTCGACCAGATTCACTCCATACCAACCGCAAGGCCTGGTCGGCGACGAGTTTCCGCACCTAGACATCATCAACGACTTGCTGGACGAGGAGCTCGGTGACAGAAGAAAGGTTCTACAGCCGGGGTTTGTTCGGCAGTTCTCTATGCCGAATAACGTTCCCAATAACGCCAGCACACCTGATTATGGCATGTTTAATGATCAGTACCTGTTTGATCAGTCGGAGCAATACTATGATGAGGAGCTTGCACCGTACTACAGTGATCTGAACGGTGGCCCTCAAGGGCTTAGGGACAGGAGTTATTCACAGTTTGATCTCCCCTCATATTCAAACAGCCAATTTGATGATATGGTGATGGGCCAGTGGCCATACAGCCGCGCCGACAACTCCATGCCGAACTTCGGGGCAGACATCAATGCCTACCCCTATCAGTCGAGGGATTACCAGACGACCTCAGCGAATGCAGCAAGCCGCTACCCATCCTATCACCCTGGGAATGGGCATTGA